The Anas acuta chromosome 2, bAnaAcu1.1, whole genome shotgun sequence genome contains a region encoding:
- the MRPL13 gene encoding large ribosomal subunit protein uL13m isoform X2, with the protein MASYTKAAQQWATFARAWYLLDAKMQPPGKIAAATVIRLEGRHKPIYHALSDCGDHVVIINTRHIAFSGNKWEQKVYSSHTGYPGGFKQVTATQLHLKDPTAIVKLAVYRMLPKNLQRRTMMQRLHLFPEDVIPEDIEKNLLQEIPQPRAVPRRLDEYTPEEIAAFPRVWTPSC; encoded by the exons ATGGCCAGTTACACCAAGGCTGCCCAG CAATGGGCTACTTTTGCCAGAGCTTGGTATCTCCTAGATGCAAAGATGCAACCACCAGGAAAAATAGCAGCTGCGACTGTAATCAGACTTGAAGGCAGGCATAAACCTATTTATCATGCACTAA GTGACTGTGGAGATCACGTTGTCATAATAAATACAAGACACATTGCTTTTTCTGGTAACAAATGGGAGCAAAAAGTATACTCTTCACATACTGG TTATCCTGGTGGTTTCAAACAGGTGACAGCAACTCAGCTCCATTTGAAAGACCCAACTGCt ATCGTCAAGCTAGCTGTTTATAGAATGCTTCCAAAAAACCTCCAGAGAAGAACTATGATGCAGAGGTTGCACCTGTTCCCAGAAGAT GTTATCCCAGAAGATATAGAGAAGAATCTTCTCCAAGAGATTCCTCAGCCACGTGCAGTCCCCAGGAGGTTAGATGAATATACACCAGAAGAAATCGCTGCCTTTCCAAGGGTTTGGACTCC GAGCTGCTAA
- the MRPL13 gene encoding large ribosomal subunit protein uL13m isoform X1: protein MASYTKAAQQWATFARAWYLLDAKMQPPGKIAAATVIRLEGRHKPIYHALSDCGDHVVIINTRHIAFSGNKWEQKVYSSHTGYPGGFKQVTATQLHLKDPTAIVKLAVYRMLPKNLQRRTMMQRLHLFPEDVIPEDIEKNLLQEIPQPRAVPRRLDEYTPEEIAAFPRVWTPPKDFRRK from the exons ATGGCCAGTTACACCAAGGCTGCCCAG CAATGGGCTACTTTTGCCAGAGCTTGGTATCTCCTAGATGCAAAGATGCAACCACCAGGAAAAATAGCAGCTGCGACTGTAATCAGACTTGAAGGCAGGCATAAACCTATTTATCATGCACTAA GTGACTGTGGAGATCACGTTGTCATAATAAATACAAGACACATTGCTTTTTCTGGTAACAAATGGGAGCAAAAAGTATACTCTTCACATACTGG TTATCCTGGTGGTTTCAAACAGGTGACAGCAACTCAGCTCCATTTGAAAGACCCAACTGCt ATCGTCAAGCTAGCTGTTTATAGAATGCTTCCAAAAAACCTCCAGAGAAGAACTATGATGCAGAGGTTGCACCTGTTCCCAGAAGAT GTTATCCCAGAAGATATAGAGAAGAATCTTCTCCAAGAGATTCCTCAGCCACGTGCAGTCCCCAGGAGGTTAGATGAATATACACCAGAAGAAATCGCTGCCTTTCCAAGGGTTTGGACTCC